ATGGACCTCTGCGAGAAGCGATTGACCGGCTGAGAGCACACGCTCGCACGCTTGCGTCAAGATATGTCCATAGGCGGGTTGCTGCGCATCGAGGTATCGCTTCTTGATGTCTGCAATGGCGCGCAGGCGCCTGCGCTTGAGGGCAACGTCATGCCCAATGAGCCACCCCAGGATAGCCGCGGTGGCCCCTACAACCGGATTGACCAAGAACCCAATCAGGCCCCCCAGAGCCCTTCCACAGGAGCCTGCCGGACCTCTCTTGCTCCTTCCGCAGCCCGAACTTTCGCAAGCGGGGTAGGTGGCTGGGCGGCGTGTGGGAGGTCGTGGTAGCTTCCAAGCCTCTGGGGGCGCGCTCCGTGTCCAAGGCGGCAATCCAACGCAACAACGTCCAGGTGCTGGGGCGCGGCCAGGACGTTCTCGTGTTCGCCCATGGCTTCGGGACCGACCAGACCGCTTGGAAGCATCAGGTCCGGGCCTTCGAGGAGACCCATCGCATCGTCCTGTTCGACCATGTGGGCGCCGGCGGCTCCGACATCCGCGCGTATAGCTCCTACCGCTACTCGGGCATGGAGAGCTACGCGTCGGATCTGCTCGAGGTGCTCGACGCGGTGAACGCCCGGGACATCTTCTACGTCGGGCACTCCATGGGCTGCATGGTGGGCCTGCTCGCGGGGCTGGCTCGCCCCTCGCTGTTCCGCGCCATGGTCTTCATCGGCGCCTCCCCGTGCTACTTCAACTCTCCGGGCTACGTCGGCGGGTTCGAGCGCGCGGACATCGACGCCCTCTATGAGGCCATG
The DNA window shown above is from Hyalangium gracile and carries:
- a CDS encoding alpha/beta fold hydrolase — translated: MSKAAIQRNNVQVLGRGQDVLVFAHGFGTDQTAWKHQVRAFEETHRIVLFDHVGAGGSDIRAYSSYRYSGMESYASDLLEVLDAVNARDIFYVGHSMGCMVGLLAGLARPSLFRAMVFIGASPCYFNSPGYVGGFERADIDALYEAMESHFEVWASGFSRMVAGPSALPEVAETFARGLLSLRPDIAIGIARLAFETDLRAQVPRLSLPTWVLQPQNDFAVPVAVGHYLAEHLPRGHLELVPNQGHLPHMSAPGEINALLAAVLAAV